DNA from Bacteroidota bacterium:
AGCTATTCATATAGTCTTCAACGGTGCATACCGTTTTGTTTTTCAGGCTATAAGGAACAACAGAAACATCGTCAATATAATAATATGCATTCATCCTGAAAGGTTGAAAAAGTATTCGAGCTTTTGTTTCGTGATAATTTGAACTATCTGAACATGAAAAATTGCCAATAAGTATAAATTTTTCATTACCTTTTGCTTTATACAAACCGGAAATAAGTGTCCAATCTTCTGTATTTTTAAGGATGTTACCTCTTTTATTATTTAATACAGGCTTGTAATTTAAAATTTGCCAGCCTACTTTTTCAATTTTTTTATCGGTAAAATACATTCCAACCTGATCCACAAAATGTGAGGATTTTTCGGCAAGAGAAATGTATAAGCTCAGGCAGTAAATACTGTCTTTTTTTAATGGACTCTTTAATCTTGCTTGCAAATATTCACTTCCATTTGCATACATTA
Protein-coding regions in this window:
- a CDS encoding OmpA family protein → MYANGSEYLQARLKSPLKKDSIYCLSLYISLAEKSSHFVDQVGMYFTDKKIEKVGWQILNYKPVLNNKRGNILKNTEDWTLISGLYKAKGNEKFILIGNFSCSDSSNYHETKARILFQPFRMNAYYYIDDVSVVPYSLKNKTVCTVEDYMNSFSKSNYYKLEFNKKIILKNLFFDVDKFIIKPNGYKTLQPLLLFLKYETNTKIEIIGHTDNSGTEEHNRKLSRNRAQSVAKYLIDNGIDKKHIYYNGVGSTEPISSNSTEKGKSKNRRVEIRLFK